The proteins below are encoded in one region of Aequorivita iocasae:
- a CDS encoding T9SS type A sorting domain-containing protein, with protein MKNFTLLLFCLIGFSCLSQDIRLFEQTWILHDLILDGQSYIPPINSEQNHVPADFIEPNEFYTGVCGGTGGAGTIIYNGTTEFSFSAGIYWLAGSCNLEENNVYSDLYQSFWNKPPFDPFQYEIIETGQDRTLIVTASNGDQAIYSNSYLSISEFNNQSLSIYPNPSTDILNIKFNHNISINRIIIYDFQGRQVSYNTKNLSQINVGDLKPGIYFISIENDENEILNKKFFKK; from the coding sequence ATGAAAAACTTTACACTTCTTTTGTTTTGTTTAATTGGCTTTTCTTGCTTATCACAGGACATTCGGCTTTTTGAGCAAACTTGGATTTTACATGATTTGATATTGGATGGACAGAGTTATATTCCTCCAATTAATAGTGAACAAAATCACGTTCCCGCAGATTTTATTGAGCCTAATGAATTTTATACAGGAGTATGTGGTGGTACAGGCGGAGCAGGAACTATTATATATAATGGAACTACCGAGTTCAGTTTTTCAGCTGGCATTTATTGGCTAGCGGGGAGTTGTAATCTTGAAGAGAATAATGTGTATTCCGATTTATATCAATCTTTCTGGAATAAACCACCATTCGATCCATTCCAATATGAAATTATTGAAACCGGTCAGGATAGAACTCTTATTGTAACAGCTTCAAATGGAGACCAGGCAATATATAGTAATAGTTACTTATCGATAAGTGAATTTAATAATCAATCCTTATCAATCTATCCTAATCCCTCTACTGATATTCTCAATATAAAATTCAATCATAATATTTCCATAAATAGAATCATTATCTATGATTTCCAAGGAAGACAGGTTTCATATAACACAAAAAATCTATCTCAAATAAATGTTGGGGATTTAAAGCCAGGTATATACTTTATATCAATAGAAAACGATGAAAATGAAATACTAAATAAGAAATTTTTTAAAAAGTAA
- a CDS encoding TlpA disulfide reductase family protein, whose translation MRLIIATLLALSIISCNKDTNTYKLEGEAVGFPEGAKIYVYGLENKQPKAIDTLTVTEGKFSASYPKTEGATLNFLRFDDINGSVLYFPENEDMVATIYADSLQASRIKGGKQNESYGNFVDRMIVFNNQKQESMNRFREARQNNDTAAITKLQSENLNLVGEETEYKKQYLKDNNNSLFSIMLISEMVNKKEITPQEASQYIENLNDKIKSSELTEDLKASLEALKKAEVGSPAPDFSAPTPSGEMMSLKDAMGKYTIIDFWASWCKPCRLENPNVVKVYNKYHDKGLNIISVSLDKAEQKDRWIQAIKDDNMDWYHVSNLQFWQDPIAQQYSVRSIPATFLLDENGVIIDKDLRGEALEAKMATLFEE comes from the coding sequence ATGAGACTTATTATTGCTACACTACTTGCACTTTCTATAATATCCTGCAATAAAGATACCAATACCTATAAACTGGAAGGAGAAGCTGTAGGCTTTCCTGAAGGAGCTAAAATATATGTGTATGGATTGGAAAACAAACAACCCAAGGCCATAGATACATTAACGGTTACTGAGGGTAAATTTTCAGCCAGCTACCCAAAGACTGAAGGCGCAACCTTAAATTTCTTAAGATTCGATGATATTAATGGCTCCGTGCTATATTTTCCAGAAAATGAAGATATGGTTGCAACCATCTATGCAGATAGTCTGCAGGCCTCACGTATTAAAGGAGGTAAACAAAATGAATCTTATGGAAATTTTGTGGACAGGATGATTGTTTTCAATAACCAAAAGCAAGAAAGCATGAATCGTTTCCGTGAAGCCAGACAGAATAATGACACTGCTGCAATTACAAAACTCCAGAGTGAAAACCTTAATTTGGTTGGTGAGGAAACCGAATATAAAAAGCAATATTTAAAAGATAATAACAACTCCCTTTTTTCTATAATGCTCATATCAGAAATGGTAAATAAGAAGGAGATCACACCCCAAGAAGCCTCGCAGTATATTGAAAACCTAAACGATAAAATTAAATCTTCTGAACTTACAGAAGATTTAAAAGCCAGTCTTGAAGCCCTAAAAAAAGCTGAAGTGGGCAGTCCAGCACCAGACTTCAGTGCACCTACACCAAGTGGTGAAATGATGTCTTTAAAAGATGCCATGGGAAAATACACTATAATTGATTTTTGGGCATCGTGGTGTAAACCATGCCGTCTTGAAAATCCTAATGTTGTAAAGGTGTATAACAAATACCACGATAAAGGCCTAAATATTATAAGTGTTTCCTTAGACAAAGCTGAACAGAAAGACAGATGGATTCAAGCCATAAAAGATGACAATATGGATTGGTACCATGTTTCCAACCTACAGTTTTGGCAGGATCCAATTGCCCAACAATACAGTGTCCGATCCATACCCGCAACCTTTTTGCTGGATGAAAACGGAGTTATTATTGACAAAGATCTTCGCGGTGAAGCTTTGGAAGCAAAAATGGCTACCCTTTTTGAGGAATAG
- a CDS encoding acyl carrier protein phosphodiesterase: protein MNFLAHIYLSGNDEEVIIGNFIADGIKGKRYLKFPPAIAKGILLHRAIDTFTDAHPTVHQSTARLHKNYSHYSGVIVDILYDHFLAKNWDKYSNEPLDEYVQNFYGLLRKNFTILPARIQKMMPYMIADNWLLSYATVEGISKILAQMNVRTKGVSKMNLAVAELEEYYEEFEAEFTSFFEELIVFSQDTLDSL, encoded by the coding sequence ATGAATTTTTTGGCCCACATCTACCTTTCCGGCAATGACGAAGAAGTTATAATCGGTAATTTTATTGCCGATGGCATCAAAGGAAAACGTTATTTAAAGTTTCCCCCTGCCATTGCAAAAGGCATTTTGCTGCACCGCGCCATTGACACTTTTACCGATGCACATCCCACGGTACACCAAAGCACGGCTCGGCTCCACAAAAATTACAGCCATTACAGCGGGGTAATTGTAGATATTCTTTACGACCATTTTTTGGCAAAAAACTGGGATAAATATTCAAATGAACCCTTGGATGAATATGTGCAAAATTTTTATGGATTGCTTCGGAAAAACTTCACTATTCTTCCCGCGAGAATCCAAAAAATGATGCCTTATATGATTGCCGACAATTGGCTTTTAAGCTACGCCACCGTTGAGGGAATCAGTAAAATTTTGGCACAAATGAACGTGCGTACCAAAGGCGTTTCAAAAATGAATCTCGCCGTGGCAGAACTTGAAGAATATTATGAGGAATTTGAAGCCGAA
- a CDS encoding rhomboid family intramembrane serine protease, with protein MQNLHIATIVIIAANVIISMKGFNDFSFFEKYKFNIAGIRRGEQIRMFSSAFLHADFSHLLFNMLTLYFFAPVVIMSVGVTYFVIIYVASLLIGNLLSFYFHKDEYHYSAIGASGAVMGILYSAILFFPDMGLYLFFIPIPIPAWLFGMAYLLYSIYGMKKRLGNIGHDAHIGGAIGGYILTLVFAPYLFQTSLWIVVLLAIPLILLFVLHKLGKI; from the coding sequence ATGCAAAACTTACACATCGCAACAATCGTAATCATCGCTGCCAATGTAATCATCTCGATGAAAGGTTTCAATGATTTTTCCTTTTTTGAAAAATATAAATTCAACATTGCCGGAATACGCCGCGGCGAGCAGATACGTATGTTTAGCTCTGCTTTTTTGCACGCAGATTTTTCGCACTTGCTGTTTAATATGCTTACGCTTTACTTTTTTGCGCCTGTGGTTATAATGAGTGTGGGCGTTACGTATTTTGTGATAATCTATGTGGCAAGTCTGCTGATTGGAAATCTACTTTCGTTCTATTTCCACAAAGACGAATATCATTACAGCGCAATAGGAGCGAGTGGTGCGGTAATGGGCATATTATATTCAGCTATTTTGTTTTTCCCCGATATGGGACTTTATCTTTTCTTTATCCCTATCCCAATCCCAGCTTGGCTTTTTGGGATGGCATATTTGTTGTACTCTATCTACGGAATGAAAAAAAGATTGGGAAACATTGGCCACGACGCCCACATTGGTGGGGCCATTGGCGGTTATATACTAACACTTGTTTTTGCACCTTATTTGTTTCAAACAAGTTTATGGATCGTGGTTTTACTCGCCATTCCATTAATTCTTTTATTCGTTCTTCATAAACTAGGAAAAATTTAA
- a CDS encoding GAF domain-containing protein encodes MNTVNRDFPLKIKIGFKKVFDAYRESTPQTDAEKKLAESILSIEEKFPKLSSGICDFKLLPKYKEQIDTILNPLFPSVLGSNEIKFATIPFQDVAFKSSQRYKNIIAAAGPDFSLDIINFDEDQFYIMGCSIILSTYYGKKVDFRRSYYYNIPDERGMMKHYRLLYNADFVEIKKTEQAKEITEEDINELLESFEDISVWKEKFPPKSWIFNGFVIATLTDVSLSVSISDFKSNLLRLEKNGGFENTEFSRIFRSIFDLKDLMIGFTDYNEESETFERILFKEIPSFILNNKKSQLSKDALCSASYYKLFKQKEFYCVTDAERYHAMYPENLLYKKMLDQGMKSAIFASIVSDDKILGVLELVSPNANELNTINANKLRDIMPFLIDSVVRSKENLDNELELIIQEECTAIHSSVHWKFRQEASRYLHSINEGSPTFFREIIFEDIYPLYGQTDIKGSSEARNEATKQDLILQLTYIDELLRKLSNQSSLPIFEQMKFAIASFSQEIKENLQVDTERKIMNFISSEIIPLFKHIRQRNDTHRAWVDEYYKMIDMNTGFVYKFRKDYDESVMQTNKRLAALLDKKQQEAQRMYPHYFERFKTDGVEHNLYIGEAITKEKSFNKIYLKNLKLWQLQVTCEMENSFYRFKDSLPISLDVASMILVFNGSLSLRFRMDEKRFDVDGTYNARYEVVKKRVDKANIKGTEERVTQPGKIAIIYSQKEDEEEYLKYIYFLQNQKMLDEQIEILELEDLQGVTGLKALRVKVLYSKNNDKIKEYYTYEDLISHIEE; translated from the coding sequence ATGAATACTGTAAATAGGGATTTCCCGCTAAAAATAAAAATAGGTTTTAAAAAGGTTTTTGATGCCTATAGGGAAAGTACGCCCCAAACTGATGCCGAAAAAAAACTTGCTGAATCCATTCTTTCAATAGAAGAAAAGTTCCCAAAATTATCCTCTGGAATATGTGATTTTAAGTTGCTTCCTAAATATAAAGAACAAATAGATACTATTTTAAACCCGTTGTTTCCGTCGGTTTTGGGAAGCAATGAAATAAAATTTGCTACCATTCCATTTCAGGATGTAGCCTTTAAGAGCAGTCAGCGTTATAAAAATATCATTGCAGCTGCGGGGCCGGATTTTTCTCTGGATATCATCAATTTTGATGAAGACCAATTTTACATTATGGGATGCAGTATTATACTGAGTACTTATTATGGTAAAAAGGTTGATTTCAGGCGCTCTTATTATTATAACATTCCCGATGAAAGGGGAATGATGAAGCATTATAGATTGCTATATAATGCAGATTTTGTGGAAATTAAGAAAACCGAGCAGGCAAAAGAAATTACGGAAGAAGATATTAATGAGCTTTTGGAAAGCTTTGAGGATATTTCTGTGTGGAAAGAAAAGTTTCCGCCTAAAAGTTGGATTTTCAATGGCTTTGTCATTGCTACGCTGACCGATGTATCATTAAGTGTTTCAATTTCCGACTTTAAGTCAAACCTTTTGCGTTTGGAAAAAAACGGAGGATTTGAGAATACAGAATTCAGCCGTATTTTTCGTTCTATCTTCGACTTGAAGGATTTGATGATAGGCTTTACTGATTACAACGAGGAATCAGAAACTTTTGAAAGAATTTTATTTAAAGAGATTCCCAGTTTTATTCTTAATAATAAAAAATCACAGCTAAGCAAAGATGCACTCTGCAGTGCTTCTTATTACAAGCTTTTCAAACAAAAAGAGTTTTATTGCGTAACTGACGCTGAGCGCTACCATGCAATGTATCCTGAAAATCTGCTTTATAAAAAGATGCTAGATCAGGGGATGAAAAGCGCCATATTCGCTTCCATTGTTTCCGACGATAAGATTTTGGGCGTTTTGGAACTTGTTTCACCCAACGCGAACGAATTAAATACGATAAACGCAAATAAACTGCGTGATATCATGCCTTTCTTAATTGACTCTGTAGTGCGTTCCAAAGAAAATCTTGATAATGAATTGGAACTCATAATCCAGGAGGAATGTACGGCAATTCACAGTAGCGTGCACTGGAAATTCCGACAAGAGGCAAGTAGATATTTACACTCAATCAATGAAGGCAGTCCCACTTTTTTCAGGGAAATTATTTTTGAAGACATCTATCCGTTATATGGACAAACCGATATCAAAGGTTCATCCGAAGCAAGAAATGAAGCAACCAAGCAGGATTTGATCCTTCAACTGACCTATATTGATGAGCTTTTAAGAAAATTATCAAATCAAAGTTCCCTGCCTATTTTTGAACAGATGAAGTTCGCCATAGCAAGTTTTTCACAAGAAATCAAAGAGAACCTGCAAGTAGATACCGAACGGAAGATCATGAATTTTATATCTTCTGAGATCATTCCGCTATTCAAGCACATCAGACAAAGAAATGACACGCACAGAGCTTGGGTAGACGAATATTATAAGATGATTGATATGAATACGGGGTTTGTGTATAAATTCCGAAAGGATTATGATGAATCTGTAATGCAAACCAATAAAAGGCTCGCAGCGCTTTTGGACAAGAAGCAACAAGAAGCCCAAAGAATGTATCCACATTATTTTGAGCGGTTTAAAACTGATGGGGTAGAGCATAACTTATATATAGGGGAAGCTATTACCAAGGAAAAATCTTTCAATAAAATATATCTGAAAAACCTAAAACTATGGCAGTTACAGGTTACTTGCGAGATGGAGAACAGTTTTTATCGCTTCAAGGATTCCTTGCCCATTAGTTTAGATGTAGCGTCCATGATTCTAGTTTTCAACGGGTCTTTGTCATTGCGTTTCCGTATGGATGAAAAACGTTTTGATGTAGATGGCACCTACAACGCGCGCTATGAAGTAGTTAAAAAGCGGGTCGATAAGGCAAATATAAAGGGCACGGAAGAGCGCGTCACCCAACCCGGTAAAATAGCTATAATCTATTCCCAAAAAGAAGATGAAGAAGAATATCTAAAATACATTTACTTTCTGCAAAATCAAAAGATGCTCGATGAGCAAATTGAGATATTGGAACTTGAAGATCTACAGGGCGTAACGGGCTTGAAAGCTTTACGCGTAAAAGTACTTTACAGCAAAAACAATGATAAGATCAAGGAATATTATACCTACGAGGATCTCATATCACACATTGAAGAATAG
- the glmM gene encoding phosphoglucosamine mutase has translation MTLIKSISGIRGTIGGTQGENLTPIDAVKYAAAYGTWVKQQRNKENYKVVVGRDARISGEMIQQLVMNTLVGMGITVIDLNLSTTPTVEVAVALEHADGGIILTASHNPKQWNALKLLNNKGEFLNAEAGQQILDIAENGTIAFAEVDNLGEIHKNDAYIDLHIDEILNLPLVKADAIKRSKFKVVVDAVNSTGGIAVPLLLEALGVEPVKLHCTPNGQFPHNPEPLKEHLGDLMESVVKNHADFGIVVDPDVDRLAFVDEKGEMFGEEYTLVAVADYVLQNTPGNTVSNMSSSRALRDVTEKHGGTYTASAVGEVNVVELMKETNAVIGGEGNGGIIYPELHYGRDSLVGIALFLSFLAEEKIAVSELRKKYTAYFMSKKKIELTPQLDVDAILKAMETKYASEEINTIDGVKIDFAENWVHLRKSNTEPIIRVYTEAKSQEEADALADRIIGEIKNVAGI, from the coding sequence ATGACATTAATAAAATCTATATCAGGAATCCGTGGAACTATTGGCGGAACGCAGGGCGAAAACCTAACTCCAATTGATGCCGTAAAATATGCCGCAGCCTATGGAACTTGGGTAAAACAACAACGAAACAAGGAAAACTACAAAGTTGTCGTGGGCCGTGACGCACGTATTTCCGGCGAAATGATCCAGCAATTGGTGATGAATACCTTGGTAGGAATGGGCATTACCGTAATAGATTTAAATCTTTCCACAACGCCAACGGTGGAAGTTGCGGTAGCTTTGGAACATGCCGATGGCGGAATCATTTTAACAGCAAGCCACAACCCAAAACAGTGGAACGCTTTAAAATTATTAAATAATAAAGGCGAATTTTTAAATGCGGAAGCCGGACAACAAATCCTTGACATTGCCGAAAATGGAACTATTGCATTTGCGGAAGTTGATAATTTGGGCGAAATTCATAAAAACGATGCCTATATCGATTTGCATATTGATGAAATATTGAATCTTCCTTTAGTGAAAGCCGATGCCATAAAACGTAGCAAATTTAAAGTAGTTGTTGATGCGGTGAATTCCACGGGAGGCATTGCAGTGCCGTTGCTTTTGGAAGCTTTGGGAGTTGAACCCGTAAAACTGCATTGCACGCCAAACGGACAGTTTCCGCACAATCCCGAACCGTTGAAGGAACATTTGGGCGATTTGATGGAAAGTGTTGTAAAAAACCACGCCGACTTCGGAATTGTGGTTGATCCAGATGTTGATAGACTTGCTTTTGTGGATGAAAAAGGCGAAATGTTTGGCGAGGAATATACGCTGGTTGCGGTTGCCGATTATGTTTTACAAAATACGCCCGGAAATACTGTTTCAAATATGTCATCTTCCCGAGCTTTGCGCGATGTTACCGAAAAACACGGCGGAACATATACTGCCAGCGCAGTTGGTGAAGTGAATGTAGTTGAATTGATGAAGGAAACAAATGCCGTGATAGGAGGAGAGGGCAATGGCGGAATTATTTATCCAGAGTTGCATTACGGTCGCGATAGTTTGGTTGGGATTGCTTTGTTTTTAAGCTTTTTGGCAGAAGAAAAAATAGCCGTGAGCGAACTTCGGAAAAAATACACCGCTTATTTTATGAGCAAAAAGAAGATTGAATTAACCCCACAATTGGATGTTGACGCCATTTTAAAAGCGATGGAGACAAAATATGCTTCAGAGGAAATAAACACGATTGACGGCGTAAAAATAGACTTTGCGGAAAATTGGGTACATCTTCGAAAATCAAATACGGAGCCGATTATTAGGGTTTACACCGAAGCGAAAAGTCAGGAAGAGGCAGATGCTTTGGCGGATAGGATTATTGGGGAGATTAAAAATGTTGCGGGGATATAA
- a CDS encoding acyltransferase family protein has translation MNRLPNLDPLRFFLASLVLLFHLPQLSANQGLPYFDSLPIFHRGLEAVYMFFVLSGFLIIRLIYRAKIRDAFSIKDFYIRRILRIFPLYYLILGFGLFFYNVLLPFLNIPFEINYTWKEAFFYNVFFLPNVFAKIYEPGGILEILWSIGIEEQFYLVIAPLLFFINVKWVLRVLGILLLGYFILYWSDVFEVLRNYTFVFFYLFSGGVIAILEEKQMLDFLKRSAIFPLVICIATLLYFTTDWFLFEPLWLRAAFTCFLFGSFIHSLAFNNRGVEVNSKILYHFGSISYGIYMFHAIVLNAVVFLFLKLEMLQNLNETLTIFLLHLLTFAGTLLIAHLSYTYFELYFLKLKNKFRK, from the coding sequence TTGAACCGATTACCAAATTTGGACCCACTGCGGTTTTTTCTCGCATCGTTGGTGTTACTCTTTCACTTGCCCCAACTTTCCGCCAACCAGGGATTGCCTTATTTTGATAGCCTTCCTATCTTTCACCGCGGTTTGGAAGCGGTTTATATGTTTTTTGTGCTCAGTGGTTTTTTGATTATTCGCCTTATTTATCGTGCAAAAATCAGGGATGCTTTCTCGATAAAGGATTTTTATATTCGAAGGATTCTGCGGATTTTTCCACTCTATTATCTCATTTTGGGCTTTGGGCTATTTTTTTACAATGTGCTTTTGCCTTTTCTGAATATTCCTTTCGAAATAAATTACACTTGGAAAGAAGCTTTTTTTTATAACGTTTTCTTTCTTCCGAATGTATTTGCGAAAATCTATGAACCCGGCGGCATACTTGAAATTTTGTGGTCCATTGGAATCGAGGAACAGTTTTATTTGGTAATTGCGCCTTTGCTATTCTTCATAAATGTTAAATGGGTATTGCGGGTTTTGGGCATTTTGCTGCTTGGGTATTTCATACTTTATTGGTCCGATGTTTTTGAGGTACTCCGTAACTATACTTTTGTGTTTTTCTATCTGTTCTCGGGAGGGGTAATCGCAATTTTGGAAGAAAAGCAAATGCTGGATTTTTTAAAACGTTCGGCGATTTTTCCTTTGGTGATTTGCATTGCGACATTGCTTTATTTTACAACGGATTGGTTTCTATTTGAACCGCTTTGGCTTCGGGCTGCCTTCACGTGTTTTCTCTTTGGATCTTTTATCCATTCGCTGGCATTCAATAATCGGGGAGTAGAGGTAAATAGTAAAATTTTATACCATTTCGGTAGTATTTCCTACGGAATTTATATGTTTCACGCCATAGTTTTAAATGCTGTTGTATTTTTGTTTTTGAAACTGGAAATGCTCCAAAACCTTAATGAAACTTTAACCATATTTTTATTGCACCTGCTTACCTTCGCAGGTACACTTTTAATCGCTCATTTATCTTACACCTACTTTGAGCTTTACTTTTTAAAATTGAAAAATAAATTCAGAAAATAA
- a CDS encoding SIMPL domain-containing protein: protein MKTLQTLLILAITTTTAMAQNTLPPNTIDVTGEGIVRVVPDEVTINIRVENTGENTKTLKEQNDATISEVLKFLKKMDIAEKDVRTEYMNLSKNYDHNSKTYTFAANQSLSVKIRDLKKYEPVMKGLLDTGINRIDGVNFSSSKEDALKSEARKKAVENAQMKAKEYASALNQTVGKAVSISEYNNSSGPQPMYKMAMMDSSSNGGDQTIALGEIEIRTTVNVSFLLN, encoded by the coding sequence ATGAAAACCTTACAAACACTTTTAATCTTAGCAATAACTACAACTACCGCGATGGCTCAAAACACACTTCCACCAAACACCATAGACGTTACAGGCGAAGGTATTGTTCGTGTAGTTCCAGATGAAGTTACTATTAACATTCGTGTGGAAAACACCGGAGAAAACACCAAAACACTCAAAGAGCAAAACGATGCTACCATCAGCGAAGTTTTGAAATTTCTAAAAAAAATGGACATAGCCGAAAAGGATGTGCGCACTGAATATATGAACCTCAGCAAAAACTACGACCATAATAGTAAGACATACACCTTTGCTGCCAATCAATCACTTTCGGTAAAAATTCGCGATTTAAAAAAGTACGAACCTGTCATGAAGGGTTTATTAGATACGGGAATCAATAGAATTGACGGAGTAAATTTTTCCTCATCAAAAGAAGATGCCTTAAAAAGCGAAGCCCGTAAAAAGGCTGTCGAGAATGCCCAGATGAAGGCAAAGGAATATGCTTCTGCTCTCAACCAAACTGTTGGAAAAGCCGTTTCTATAAGTGAGTATAATAATTCAAGCGGACCACAGCCTATGTATAAAATGGCAATGATGGATTCTTCCTCTAACGGTGGTGACCAAACCATCGCACTAGGAGAAATAGAAATTAGAACAACCGTAAACGTTAGCTTTTTACTGAATTAG
- a CDS encoding lysophospholipid acyltransferase family protein — MQRLLYILAYPILWLLSILPMRILYIKSTALYFLAYYIIGYRKKVVKDNLALVFPEKTQKERDHIAQQFFKHLCDIIFETIKAFTISEKEIRKRFVVTNAEILDPYYQKDRSILLMAGHYGNWEWSGILNKLMQHQAHAVYKPLGSKQFDALVKKTREHFGGIIVSNKKIVAVLFRKWKKGIKTLTYILSDQTPKKGAFKHRDTFMGIDVPVFTGTEELAKKLDFAVLYLKVEKVKRGYYKTTFVPLVDNPKEYPDFQITRMFFDALEAQIREKPEYYLWSHKRWKLRNT, encoded by the coding sequence ATGCAAAGATTGCTTTATATACTGGCTTATCCAATTCTTTGGCTGCTTTCCATTCTGCCGATGCGCATTTTGTACATAAAATCAACCGCACTTTATTTTTTGGCCTATTATATTATTGGCTATCGCAAAAAGGTTGTGAAGGACAATCTTGCGTTGGTTTTTCCCGAAAAGACGCAGAAAGAAAGAGATCATATTGCCCAGCAATTCTTCAAGCATTTATGTGATATTATTTTTGAAACCATAAAAGCCTTTACCATTTCTGAAAAAGAAATCCGAAAACGTTTTGTGGTAACTAATGCTGAAATACTTGATCCCTATTATCAAAAAGACCGAAGCATTCTACTAATGGCAGGTCATTACGGCAATTGGGAATGGAGCGGAATTCTCAACAAATTGATGCAGCACCAAGCCCACGCAGTTTACAAGCCTTTGGGCAGCAAGCAATTTGATGCGCTTGTAAAAAAAACTCGGGAACACTTCGGTGGCATCATTGTGAGCAATAAAAAGATTGTAGCTGTCCTTTTCCGAAAGTGGAAAAAAGGAATAAAAACGCTCACCTACATTCTTTCCGACCAAACCCCAAAAAAGGGCGCCTTTAAACACCGTGACACGTTTATGGGAATTGATGTGCCCGTGTTTACCGGAACCGAGGAACTGGCAAAAAAGCTTGATTTTGCGGTATTGTATTTAAAGGTTGAAAAAGTAAAGCGCGGATACTATAAAACTACTTTTGTCCCATTGGTTGACAATCCAAAGGAATACCCAGATTTTCAAATTACCCGAATGTTTTTTGATGCTTTGGAAGCACAGATTCGTGAAAAGCCTGAGTACTATTTATGGTCGCACAAGCGGTGGAAGTTGCGGAATACTTAA
- a CDS encoding four helix bundle protein produces the protein MSVELKQRTQKFALDCWRLCAEIPNSREYNAYVHQLIKSSSSVGANYRAALRGKSSRDFINKLKIVEEEADESAFWLEMFSAILKDNQNTLHRLNKEANEIVAIVVTSIKTAKKNLK, from the coding sequence ATGAGTGTAGAGTTAAAACAAAGAACCCAAAAATTTGCTTTGGATTGCTGGCGTCTGTGTGCTGAAATACCCAATTCGCGTGAGTACAATGCCTACGTGCATCAATTGATTAAAAGCTCCAGTTCTGTTGGTGCGAATTATAGAGCAGCCTTGCGAGGAAAATCATCTCGTGATTTTATAAATAAACTGAAAATTGTTGAAGAAGAAGCTGATGAAAGTGCGTTTTGGTTAGAAATGTTTTCTGCAATTTTAAAAGATAATCAAAACACTTTACATAGATTAAACAAAGAGGCAAATGAAATTGTTGCTATAGTTGTAACTTCTATTAAAACTGCTAAGAAGAATCTAAAATGA